A window from Ramlibacter pinisoli encodes these proteins:
- a CDS encoding BMP family protein gives MTRQAISRRTAAAVLAATALAPGLALAQAKIKVAAVYTVPFEQQWVSRIHKALKAAEARGEIEYKASENVANADYERVMREYATGGVQLVVGESFAVEAAARKVAKDFPKVSFLMGSSGKPQAPNFSVFDNYIQEPAYLTGMIAGGVTKTNKIGMVGGFPIPEVNRLMHAFMAGAKEVNPKVEFTVTFINSWFDPPKAKEAAFAMVDKGADVLYAERFGVSDAAKEKGKLAIGNVINTQDKYPDTVVASALWNMEPTIDLALKNVKDGKFKAEDYGPYSTMKHKGSELAPLGTFEKKVPTEVMAKVLAKQKDILAGKFLVKVDDSQPKSTAK, from the coding sequence AGATCAAGGTCGCCGCCGTCTACACCGTGCCGTTCGAGCAGCAGTGGGTGAGCCGCATCCACAAGGCGCTGAAGGCGGCCGAGGCGCGCGGCGAGATCGAATACAAGGCCAGCGAGAACGTCGCCAACGCCGACTACGAACGCGTGATGCGCGAGTACGCCACCGGCGGCGTGCAGCTGGTGGTGGGCGAGTCGTTCGCGGTGGAAGCGGCGGCACGCAAGGTCGCGAAGGACTTTCCCAAGGTGTCGTTCCTGATGGGTTCGTCGGGCAAGCCGCAGGCGCCCAACTTCAGCGTCTTCGACAACTACATCCAGGAGCCGGCCTACCTGACCGGCATGATCGCCGGCGGCGTGACCAAGACCAACAAGATCGGCATGGTGGGCGGCTTCCCCATCCCCGAGGTCAACCGCCTGATGCACGCCTTCATGGCCGGTGCCAAGGAAGTGAATCCGAAGGTGGAATTCACCGTCACCTTCATCAACAGCTGGTTCGACCCGCCCAAGGCCAAGGAAGCGGCCTTCGCCATGGTCGACAAGGGCGCCGACGTGCTGTACGCCGAGCGCTTCGGCGTGTCCGACGCCGCCAAGGAGAAGGGCAAGCTGGCCATCGGCAACGTGATCAACACCCAGGACAAGTACCCCGACACGGTGGTGGCCTCGGCGCTGTGGAACATGGAGCCCACCATCGACCTGGCGCTCAAGAACGTCAAGGACGGCAAGTTCAAGGCCGAGGACTACGGTCCCTACTCGACGATGAAGCACAAGGGCTCCGAACTCGCGCCCCTGGGCACATTCGAGAAGAAGGTGCCGACCGAGGTCATGGCCAAGGTGCTGGCCAAGCAGAAGGACATCCTGGCCGGCAAGTTCCTCGTCAAGGTCGACGACAGCCAGCCGAAGTCGACGGCGAAGTAA
- a CDS encoding ABC transporter ATP-binding protein, with the protein MAEPAPSPALPPGEKEQSRIVLRLSGITKRFGSLVANDAISLDLAAGEVLALLGENGAGKSTLVSILFGHYTADAGSIEVFGQPLPPGQPRAALAAGIGMVHQHFTLADNLSVLDNVLMGTEPLWRPLSRRAAARARLLEVAQRFGLPVQPEARIGTLSVGERQRVEILKALYRGARILILDEPTAVLTPQESEALFATLGQMVAQGLSIVFISHKLAEVLRVAHRVAVLRGGRLVAQAPARGATQAQLANWMVGQAVQLPQRTPPAAVGDVACRLEGVSVAGGRERLEAASLQLRSGEITAIAGVSGNGQLALADLLCGTRAAAAGTVWLDGQPWRAQPGWVARHGVARIPEDRHGVGVVGDLPVWENAVSERLHSPAFARGPFVRRAAARAHAQRIAQAYDVRGAGVEAPTRALSGGNMQKLILGRALLAPDGRTPRLIVAHQPTWGLDIGAVAYVQRQLLAARDAGAAVLLLSDDLDEVLALGDRIAVIHAGHLTATRPAGEWTREAIGLAMAGAGDADGLESGLQGDDGHLLDAGPTRSGSGIGSGSPP; encoded by the coding sequence GTGGCTGAACCCGCCCCTTCCCCAGCCCTCCCCCCAGGGGAGAAGGAGCAGAGCCGGATCGTCCTGCGCCTGTCCGGCATCACCAAGCGGTTCGGATCGCTGGTCGCCAACGACGCCATCTCGCTCGACCTGGCGGCCGGCGAGGTGCTGGCGCTGCTGGGCGAGAACGGCGCCGGCAAATCGACGCTGGTCTCCATCCTGTTCGGCCACTACACGGCCGACGCCGGCTCGATCGAGGTGTTCGGCCAGCCGCTGCCACCTGGGCAACCGCGGGCCGCGCTGGCCGCGGGCATCGGCATGGTCCACCAGCACTTCACGCTGGCCGACAACCTCTCGGTGCTGGACAACGTGCTCATGGGAACCGAGCCGCTCTGGCGCCCGCTCAGCCGGCGCGCCGCGGCGCGGGCCCGCCTGCTCGAGGTGGCGCAGCGCTTCGGCCTGCCGGTGCAGCCCGAGGCGCGCATCGGCACGCTGTCGGTCGGCGAACGGCAGCGGGTCGAGATCCTCAAGGCGCTGTACCGCGGCGCCCGCATCCTGATTCTCGACGAGCCCACCGCGGTGCTGACGCCGCAGGAGAGCGAGGCCCTGTTCGCCACCCTGGGCCAGATGGTCGCCCAGGGGCTGTCCATCGTCTTCATCAGCCACAAGCTGGCCGAAGTGCTGCGGGTCGCGCACCGCGTGGCCGTGCTGCGTGGCGGCCGGCTGGTGGCGCAGGCGCCGGCCCGCGGCGCCACCCAGGCGCAGCTGGCCAACTGGATGGTCGGCCAGGCCGTGCAGCTGCCGCAGCGCACGCCACCGGCCGCCGTCGGTGACGTGGCCTGCCGGCTCGAAGGCGTCAGCGTTGCCGGCGGCCGCGAGCGCCTCGAAGCCGCCTCGCTGCAACTGCGCAGCGGCGAGATCACCGCCATCGCCGGCGTCTCGGGCAATGGCCAGCTGGCCCTGGCCGACCTGCTGTGCGGCACGCGCGCCGCTGCCGCCGGCACCGTGTGGCTGGATGGCCAGCCCTGGCGCGCGCAGCCGGGCTGGGTGGCCCGGCACGGCGTGGCCCGCATCCCGGAGGACCGCCACGGAGTCGGCGTGGTGGGCGACCTGCCGGTCTGGGAGAACGCGGTGTCCGAGCGGCTGCACTCCCCGGCCTTTGCGCGCGGGCCGTTCGTGCGGCGCGCAGCCGCCCGCGCGCATGCGCAACGCATCGCCCAGGCCTACGACGTGCGCGGCGCCGGCGTGGAGGCGCCCACCCGCGCGCTGTCGGGCGGCAACATGCAGAAGCTCATCCTGGGCCGTGCCCTGCTGGCGCCGGACGGCCGCACGCCGCGCCTGATCGTGGCCCACCAGCCCACCTGGGGCCTGGACATCGGCGCGGTGGCCTATGTGCAGCGGCAGCTGCTGGCCGCCCGCGACGCCGGCGCAGCCGTGCTGCTGCTGTCGGACGACCTCGACGAAGTGCTGGCGCTGGGCGATCGCATCGCGGTGATCCATGCCGGCCACCTCACGGCCACGCGGCCGGCCGGAGAGTGGACGCGCGAGGCGATCGGGCTGGCGATGGCGGGCGCGGGGGATGCGGACGGCCTGGAGTCCGGCCTTCAAGGGGACGACGGCCACCTGCTGGATGCGGGTCCCACTCGCAGCGGCAGCGGCATCGGGAGCGGATCGCCCCCATGA
- a CDS encoding ABC transporter permease produces MRLEPRTSTSPLALALAPLGAVAFTLAVSTLLVLWAGAPVGPTWGHLVRGGFGSVFAWTETLTRATPLIFTGLAATVAFKARLFNIGAEGQLYAGALAAVAVGGLHGGEGYGLPSPLLFGLMMLAAALAGALLLLGPALLKARLGVDEVVTTLLLNFVVLLGVSALLDGPMKDPTAMGWPQSVALKDELSLAHLVEGARLHTGLLGAAALAVVVWAVLKFTTFGFDVRALGANARAAAFAGVPVTRTVVGVALLSGALAGLAGAVEVAGRTGYVTLDMSPGYGYSGIVIAMLAGLHPLGVLLASVFVAGVLVGADTMSRAIGVPTYIADVIVAASLLAVLVATLLAQYRVRWR; encoded by the coding sequence ATGAGGCTCGAACCCCGCACCTCCACGTCCCCGCTCGCGCTGGCCCTGGCGCCCCTCGGCGCTGTCGCGTTCACGCTGGCCGTCAGCACCCTGCTCGTGCTGTGGGCCGGCGCGCCGGTCGGCCCGACCTGGGGCCATCTGGTGCGGGGCGGCTTCGGCTCGGTCTTCGCCTGGACCGAGACGCTGACCCGCGCCACCCCGCTCATCTTCACCGGCCTTGCCGCCACCGTGGCCTTCAAGGCGCGCCTGTTCAACATCGGCGCCGAGGGCCAGCTCTATGCGGGCGCGCTGGCCGCCGTGGCCGTGGGCGGCCTGCACGGCGGCGAGGGCTACGGGCTGCCGTCTCCCCTGCTGTTCGGGCTGATGATGCTGGCCGCCGCGCTGGCCGGTGCGCTGCTGCTGCTCGGCCCGGCCCTGCTCAAGGCCCGGCTGGGGGTGGACGAGGTGGTCACCACGCTGCTGCTCAACTTCGTGGTGCTGCTGGGCGTCTCGGCGCTGCTCGACGGCCCGATGAAGGACCCCACGGCCATGGGCTGGCCGCAGAGCGTGGCCCTGAAGGACGAGCTCTCGCTGGCCCACCTGGTCGAGGGCGCCCGCCTGCACACCGGCCTGCTGGGCGCCGCCGCCCTCGCCGTGGTGGTATGGGCCGTCCTGAAATTCACCACCTTCGGCTTCGACGTCCGGGCGCTCGGCGCCAACGCGCGCGCGGCCGCTTTCGCGGGCGTGCCGGTGACCCGCACCGTGGTCGGCGTCGCCCTGCTCTCCGGTGCGCTGGCGGGCCTGGCCGGCGCCGTCGAGGTGGCAGGCCGCACCGGCTACGTGACGCTCGACATGTCGCCAGGCTACGGCTACAGCGGCATCGTCATCGCCATGCTGGCCGGGCTGCACCCCCTGGGCGTGCTGCTCGCGTCGGTGTTCGTGGCCGGTGTGCTGGTCGGCGCCGACACCATGAGCCGGGCCATCGGCGTGCCCACCTACATCGCCGACGTCATCGTCGCTGCCTCGCTGCTGGCGGTGCTGGTGGCCACGCTGCTGGCGCAGTACCGGGTGCGGTGGCGGTGA
- a CDS encoding ABC transporter permease, with translation MTDLLDILANPAFWIAVLRIATPLILGTLGVLLCERAGVLNLGIEGIMVAGAFTGWLAVYAGANLWAGVLVAAACGAVFGLLHAWLTVGLALSQHVAGLGVTLLATSLSYYGYRVSFPKVNTPPTIQPFQPMDWLGLPVLSAQTPLTLLALLLVPAIGWLLYRTPVGLALRMVGENPQAAESQGVSVLGLRTGAIVAGSALMGVAGAFLTLSAFNSFYFNMVNGRGWICVALVVFASWRPGKALLGALLFAFFDALQLRLQQAGDAALPYQVYLMLPYLLSILALVLVARKAAYPQALMKPYRKGER, from the coding sequence ATGACCGACCTCCTCGACATCCTCGCCAATCCGGCGTTCTGGATCGCCGTGCTGCGCATCGCCACGCCGCTCATCCTGGGCACGCTGGGCGTGCTGCTGTGCGAGCGGGCCGGGGTGCTGAACCTGGGCATCGAGGGGATCATGGTCGCCGGGGCCTTCACCGGGTGGCTGGCCGTGTATGCCGGCGCGAACCTGTGGGCCGGGGTGCTGGTTGCCGCGGCCTGCGGCGCGGTGTTCGGGCTGCTGCACGCCTGGCTGACGGTGGGACTGGCGCTGTCGCAGCACGTCGCCGGGCTGGGCGTGACCCTGCTGGCCACGTCGCTCAGCTACTACGGCTACCGCGTGAGCTTTCCCAAGGTGAACACGCCGCCCACCATCCAGCCGTTCCAGCCCATGGACTGGCTCGGGCTGCCGGTGCTCTCGGCGCAGACGCCGCTCACCCTGCTGGCGCTGCTGCTGGTGCCCGCCATCGGCTGGCTGCTGTACCGCACGCCCGTCGGCCTCGCGCTGCGCATGGTGGGCGAGAACCCGCAGGCCGCCGAGAGCCAGGGGGTCTCGGTGCTGGGCCTGCGCACCGGTGCCATCGTGGCGGGCTCGGCCCTGATGGGCGTGGCCGGCGCCTTCCTCACGCTGTCGGCGTTCAACTCGTTCTACTTCAACATGGTCAACGGCCGCGGCTGGATCTGCGTGGCACTGGTGGTGTTCGCCTCCTGGCGGCCGGGCAAGGCGCTGCTGGGCGCCCTGCTGTTCGCGTTCTTCGACGCCCTGCAACTGCGCCTGCAGCAGGCCGGCGACGCCGCGCTGCCCTACCAGGTCTACCTGATGCTGCCCTACCTGCTGTCCATCCTGGCGCTGGTGCTGGTGGCCCGCAAGGCCGCCTATCCTCAGGCCCTCATGAAGCCCTACCGCAAAGGAGAGCGCTGA
- a CDS encoding amidohydrolase family protein: MLDLLVTNATLPDGRTGMSVAVQGGTIAEVTAGLRAPARETVDAGGNLLAPPFCDPHFHMDATLSYGLPRVNESGTLLEGIALWGELKPLLKAEDMIARALAYCDWAVARGLLAIRSHVDTSDPSLLPVEAMLEVKKRVAGYLDLQLVAFPQDGVLRTKGGIESLKRALDFGVDVVGGIPHFERTMADGAASVKLLCEIAAERGKLVDMHCDETDDPLSRHIETLAFEAQRLGLQGRVNGSHCTSMHSMDNYYVSKLLPLIAESGVSVVANPLINITIQGRHDTYPKRRGMTRVPELMAAGVTVAFGHDCVMDPWYGMGSADMLEVAHMGLHVAQMTSQKGIRACFDAVTRHAAQVMHLQGYGIEQGCAASFVLLQASDPVEAIRLRANRLKVWRQGRLLAETPEVSSRLHVPGRADRVGFVRPA, translated from the coding sequence ATGCTCGATCTCCTGGTCACAAACGCCACCCTCCCCGACGGCCGCACCGGCATGTCGGTCGCCGTCCAGGGCGGCACCATCGCCGAGGTCACGGCCGGCCTGCGCGCGCCCGCCCGCGAGACCGTCGATGCCGGCGGCAACCTGCTGGCGCCGCCCTTCTGCGATCCGCACTTCCACATGGACGCAACGCTCAGCTACGGGCTGCCGCGGGTGAACGAGAGCGGCACGCTGCTGGAGGGCATCGCGCTGTGGGGCGAGCTCAAGCCGCTGCTCAAGGCCGAGGACATGATCGCCCGCGCCCTGGCCTATTGCGACTGGGCCGTCGCGCGAGGCCTGCTGGCCATCCGCAGCCACGTGGACACCAGCGACCCCAGCCTGCTGCCGGTCGAGGCGATGCTGGAGGTGAAGAAGCGCGTGGCCGGCTACCTCGACCTGCAGCTGGTGGCCTTCCCGCAGGACGGCGTGCTGCGCACGAAAGGTGGCATCGAGAGCCTGAAGCGGGCGCTCGACTTCGGCGTCGACGTCGTCGGCGGCATCCCCCACTTCGAGCGCACCATGGCCGACGGCGCGGCCAGCGTGAAGCTGCTGTGCGAAATTGCGGCCGAGCGCGGCAAGCTGGTCGACATGCACTGCGACGAGACCGACGACCCCCTGTCGCGCCACATCGAGACGCTGGCCTTCGAGGCCCAGCGCCTGGGGCTGCAGGGCCGCGTCAACGGCAGCCACTGCACGTCCATGCACAGCATGGACAACTACTACGTCAGCAAGCTGCTGCCCCTCATTGCCGAGAGCGGCGTCAGCGTGGTGGCCAATCCGCTGATCAACATCACCATCCAGGGCCGCCACGACACCTACCCCAAGCGGCGCGGCATGACCCGCGTGCCCGAGCTGATGGCCGCCGGCGTCACCGTGGCGTTCGGGCACGACTGCGTGATGGACCCGTGGTACGGCATGGGTTCGGCCGACATGCTGGAGGTGGCGCACATGGGACTGCACGTGGCGCAGATGACCAGCCAGAAGGGCATCCGGGCCTGCTTCGACGCGGTCACCCGCCATGCGGCGCAGGTGATGCACCTGCAGGGCTACGGCATCGAACAGGGCTGCGCGGCCAGCTTCGTGCTGCTGCAGGCGAGCGACCCGGTGGAGGCGATCCGCCTGCGCGCCAACCGGCTGAAGGTGTGGCGCCAGGGCCGGCTGCTGGCCGAGACGCCCGAGGTCTCGTCCCGCCTGCACGTGCCAGGGCGCGCCGACCGGGTCGGCTTCGTCCGCCCGGCCTGA
- a CDS encoding RNA-binding protein: MKAFHLERRMMSLLGDFYPTGHLFIMFPSEAQARKAETLLTIDGQDVGEISLLTPQDVLDVVHIFDDRDVALPTVGAEERTARHFGELAREGHYALLIPVRNLQARERVMAALKDAGISCAVRYRHFVIEELVE, translated from the coding sequence GTGAAAGCATTCCATCTCGAGCGCAGGATGATGTCCTTGCTGGGTGACTTCTATCCCACGGGCCATCTGTTCATCATGTTTCCGTCCGAGGCGCAGGCCCGCAAGGCCGAGACGCTGCTCACGATCGACGGGCAGGACGTCGGCGAGATCAGCCTGCTGACGCCGCAGGACGTGCTGGACGTGGTGCACATCTTCGACGACCGCGACGTCGCGCTGCCGACCGTCGGCGCCGAGGAGCGCACGGCCCGGCACTTCGGCGAACTGGCGCGCGAAGGGCACTACGCCCTGCTCATCCCGGTGCGCAACCTGCAGGCCCGCGAGCGCGTGATGGCCGCGCTGAAGGACGCCGGCATCTCGTGCGCGGTGCGCTACCGCCACTTCGTGATCGAGGAACTGGTCGAATAG
- the fusA gene encoding elongation factor G, with product MPAHRDVASRRTLALVGPSAAGKTSLAEAVLWKAGALGAPGSVEKGTTVSDWDPLEKRSLRSLNATLLHVEHRGITTYLIDTPGAPDFLGQSLPALEAVESVAVVINASLGVEPMAVRMMQWAKDRDRDRLIVVNRIDTGADLQALVEKIQAVFGKECLPVNLPAQKGETVVDCFWSRDGSGPAPDFGSVEAAHRALVEQVVEVDAAFVERYLEDGDVDPAELHAPLEQAMREGHLVPICFVSARTGAGVPELLDIIERLLPDATETNPPAFLEGEGDAAKPIEAVPDPSKHVLAHVFKVSQDPYVGKLGVIRVHQGTITPNSQLYVGDGRRPFKVGHLFRLQGNKLTEVAKAVPGDLCAIAKVDELQFDAVLHDAAEDAHIHLKPLQFPMPVHGLAIEPKRRADEQRLHDILHKVVSEDPCLRVELAAGTHETLVYGLGELHLRTLLDRLTEVHGCQVDTRPPRIAYRETVGAPAEGHYRHKKQTGGAGQFGEVFLRIEPLPRGAGFEFVDAVRGGAIPGNFMPAVEKGVRQAMEQGVIAGYPVVDLKVTVYDGKHHTVDSKEIAFVTAGRRALVAAVREARPSVLEPIVDVEIGVPEQNLGDVTGDLAARRGQVTGTQASADGRSTVMALAPLSELASYQSRLNALTGGQGSYTLAFSHYEPVPPAVQADLVAQYRPRDE from the coding sequence GTGCCAGCTCATCGTGACGTCGCCTCCCGGCGGACCCTGGCCCTGGTCGGCCCCAGCGCGGCCGGCAAGACCAGCCTGGCCGAAGCCGTGTTGTGGAAGGCGGGTGCGCTGGGCGCGCCCGGCAGCGTGGAGAAGGGCACCACCGTCTCCGACTGGGACCCGCTGGAGAAACGGTCGCTGCGCTCGCTCAATGCCACCCTCCTGCATGTCGAGCATCGCGGCATCACCACCTACCTGATCGATACCCCCGGCGCGCCCGACTTCCTGGGCCAGTCGTTGCCGGCGCTGGAGGCGGTGGAGTCGGTGGCGGTGGTGATCAACGCCTCCCTCGGCGTCGAGCCGATGGCGGTGCGCATGATGCAGTGGGCGAAGGACCGCGATCGCGACCGCCTGATCGTTGTCAACCGCATCGACACCGGCGCCGACCTGCAGGCGCTGGTGGAGAAGATCCAGGCCGTGTTCGGCAAGGAGTGCCTGCCCGTCAACCTGCCGGCGCAGAAGGGCGAGACGGTGGTCGACTGTTTCTGGTCGCGCGATGGCAGCGGGCCGGCACCGGACTTCGGCTCGGTCGAGGCCGCCCACCGCGCGCTGGTGGAGCAGGTGGTCGAGGTGGATGCGGCCTTCGTCGAGCGGTACCTGGAGGACGGCGACGTCGACCCTGCCGAGCTGCACGCGCCGCTGGAACAGGCGATGCGCGAGGGCCACCTGGTCCCCATCTGCTTCGTGTCGGCGCGCACCGGCGCCGGCGTGCCCGAGCTGCTCGACATCATCGAGCGGCTGCTGCCCGACGCCACCGAGACCAATCCGCCGGCCTTCCTGGAGGGCGAGGGCGATGCCGCCAAACCGATCGAGGCGGTGCCCGACCCCAGCAAACATGTGCTGGCCCATGTCTTCAAGGTGTCGCAGGACCCGTATGTGGGCAAGCTGGGCGTGATCCGGGTGCACCAGGGCACCATCACCCCCAACAGCCAGCTGTACGTGGGCGACGGCCGGCGCCCTTTCAAGGTCGGCCACCTCTTCCGGCTGCAGGGCAACAAGCTGACGGAGGTGGCCAAGGCGGTGCCGGGGGACCTGTGCGCGATCGCCAAGGTCGACGAGTTGCAGTTCGATGCCGTGCTGCACGACGCGGCCGAGGACGCCCACATCCACCTCAAGCCGCTGCAGTTCCCCATGCCCGTGCACGGGCTGGCCATCGAGCCGAAGCGGCGCGCCGACGAGCAGCGCCTGCACGACATCCTGCACAAGGTGGTGAGCGAGGACCCGTGCCTGCGCGTCGAGCTGGCCGCCGGCACGCACGAGACGCTGGTCTACGGCCTGGGTGAACTGCACCTGCGCACGCTGCTGGACCGCCTGACCGAGGTGCACGGCTGCCAGGTCGACACCCGCCCGCCGCGCATCGCCTACCGCGAGACGGTGGGCGCCCCGGCCGAGGGCCACTACCGGCACAAGAAGCAGACCGGCGGCGCCGGCCAGTTCGGCGAGGTGTTCCTGCGCATCGAGCCGCTGCCGCGCGGCGCCGGCTTCGAGTTCGTCGACGCCGTGCGGGGCGGAGCCATCCCCGGCAACTTCATGCCGGCGGTCGAGAAGGGCGTGCGCCAGGCGATGGAGCAGGGCGTGATCGCGGGCTATCCGGTGGTTGACCTGAAGGTGACCGTGTACGACGGCAAGCACCACACGGTGGACAGCAAGGAGATCGCGTTCGTGACGGCGGGCCGCAGGGCGCTGGTGGCCGCCGTGCGGGAGGCCCGGCCCTCGGTGCTGGAGCCCATCGTCGACGTGGAGATCGGCGTGCCCGAGCAGAACCTGGGCGACGTCACCGGCGACCTGGCGGCGCGGCGCGGCCAGGTCACCGGCACGCAGGCATCGGCGGACGGCCGCTCGACCGTCATGGCGCTGGCGCCGCTGTCCGAACTGGCCAGCTACCAGAGCCGGCTGAACGCGCTGACGGGCGGGCAGGGCAGCTACACGCTGGCGTTCAGCCACTACGAGCCGGTGCCGCCGGCCGTCCAGGCCGACCTGGTGGCGCAGTACCGGCCCAGGGACGAGTAG
- a CDS encoding selenium-binding protein SBP56-related protein, whose translation MEPLFPDPTFHPSPRLAMAAEPEKLAYTALLSPDRSRPDAIAVIDVDPASPTYGQELNRALMPHKGDELHHFGWNACSSALSPLSGHPFLQRRYLIVPGMRSSRIHVFDTHPDPTRPTLLKTIEPEEIVRKTGYSRPHTVHCGPEGIYISTLGGGGADGTQGPPGVFIMDCRTFEVLGRWEIDRGPQQLHYDFWWNLPRDYMVSSEWGLPPQFENGIVAEDLLGNRYGHRLHFWDLRDRRHVQTIDLGANHQMALEVRPAHDPSREYGFVGVVVDTTNLEASIWTWWRENGSFHARKTAVVPPEPADPAVLPALLKGFGAVPPLISDIDLSLDDRFLYVACWGTGQLRQYDVTDPMNPTLAGDVRIGGVAAHAAHPSGRPFAGGPQMTEISRDGRRVFFTNSLYSSWDTQFYPDGISGAQVMCKVGANGGLELDGDFYVDFGKDYGAHQVRLQGGDCSTDSFCYPSA comes from the coding sequence ATGGAACCCCTGTTCCCCGATCCCACCTTCCATCCTTCGCCACGCCTGGCCATGGCCGCGGAACCCGAGAAGCTCGCCTACACCGCCCTTCTCTCGCCGGACCGGTCGCGGCCCGACGCGATCGCGGTGATCGACGTCGATCCCGCCTCGCCCACCTACGGCCAGGAGCTCAACCGCGCTCTGATGCCGCACAAGGGCGACGAACTGCACCACTTCGGCTGGAATGCCTGCAGCTCGGCCCTGTCGCCCCTGTCGGGCCATCCTTTCCTGCAACGCCGGTATCTGATCGTGCCGGGCATGCGGTCGTCGCGCATCCACGTGTTCGACACGCATCCCGACCCGACGCGGCCGACCCTGCTCAAGACCATCGAGCCGGAGGAGATCGTGCGCAAGACCGGCTATTCGCGCCCGCACACCGTGCACTGCGGCCCGGAGGGCATCTACATCAGCACGCTCGGCGGCGGCGGCGCCGACGGCACGCAGGGGCCGCCCGGCGTCTTCATCATGGATTGCCGGACCTTCGAGGTGCTGGGCCGCTGGGAGATCGACCGCGGGCCGCAGCAGCTGCACTACGACTTCTGGTGGAACCTGCCGCGCGACTACATGGTGTCGAGTGAATGGGGGTTGCCGCCGCAGTTCGAAAACGGCATCGTGGCCGAGGACCTGCTGGGCAACAGGTACGGCCACCGCCTGCACTTCTGGGACCTGCGCGACCGCCGGCACGTGCAGACCATCGACCTGGGCGCCAACCACCAGATGGCGCTGGAGGTGCGGCCCGCGCACGACCCCTCGCGCGAGTACGGCTTCGTGGGCGTGGTCGTGGACACCACCAACCTGGAGGCATCGATCTGGACCTGGTGGCGCGAGAACGGCAGCTTCCACGCCCGCAAGACGGCAGTCGTGCCGCCCGAGCCGGCCGACCCGGCGGTGCTGCCGGCGCTGCTGAAGGGATTCGGTGCCGTGCCACCGCTGATCAGCGACATCGACCTGTCGCTCGACGACCGGTTCCTCTACGTGGCGTGCTGGGGCACCGGCCAGCTGCGGCAGTACGACGTGACCGATCCGATGAACCCGACGCTGGCCGGCGACGTGCGCATCGGCGGCGTGGCCGCGCATGCCGCGCACCCGAGCGGCCGGCCGTTCGCGGGCGGGCCGCAGATGACCGAGATCAGCCGCGACGGCCGCCGCGTGTTCTTCACCAACTCGCTGTACAGCAGCTGGGACACCCAGTTCTACCCGGACGGCATCTCCGGCGCCCAGGTGATGTGCAAGGTGGGCGCCAATGGTGGGCTCGAGCTGGACGGCGATTTCTACGTCGACTTCGGCAAGGACTACGGCGCGCACCAGGTCCGCCTGCAGGGCGGCGACTGCTCCACCGATTCGTTCTGCTACCCGTCGGCTTGA